A single genomic interval of Terriglobus albidus harbors:
- a CDS encoding IPT/TIG domain-containing protein, giving the protein MRPGTRTLFILLALLIPALPGDSQTRTPVPRIFFSDLLSGPAAGGQNDQGAFVTIYGSGFGSSRGTSYVTIGDVAAVSYPVWSEDRISFQLGRNAKSGQILLHTGSGPVSNGIPFKVRPGRILFLAAKTREKLSSAVGKLKSGDILYVRDGFSDAGLDRYEATVNIMSSGRHDAPIALLAYPGAHVTIGSANAPRIAARTPNVERTSDHWVIGNIHFVGYQEALDVTASTDWRVVGNDFTCPNGFGPTGCIEFSQASDVAFLGNIIHDIAQPGTTKVYHALYFSTDSNHIDIGWNKISNVHGCRAIQFHSTPTDRGTGRNQYDLHVHDNIIHDVVCDGINFATIDPSRGTVEAYNNLFYNVGQGPDPPDGGSNYSCIYVQGGANYGSTGTGTVEIYNNTMYRCGGRRNTDSGAISFSRGSPSQAVRLRNNLIVLDSKIPLFSPNSTLVPMRAESNLVWWLNGAASSPAHAGFTIANPLLRDPAHGDFVPTSGSPAIGKGTSLDLTWNLLGQPREKGRLDIGAY; this is encoded by the coding sequence ATGCGACCTGGCACTAGAACGCTGTTTATCCTGCTGGCTTTGCTGATCCCCGCCCTGCCCGGTGACAGCCAAACGCGCACGCCTGTTCCCAGAATTTTTTTCAGCGATCTGCTCAGCGGTCCAGCCGCGGGAGGTCAAAACGATCAAGGAGCCTTTGTTACGATCTACGGCTCCGGCTTTGGATCGTCGAGAGGCACAAGCTACGTCACGATAGGTGACGTAGCGGCTGTGTCCTATCCGGTCTGGTCAGAGGATAGGATCTCTTTCCAACTTGGACGGAATGCAAAATCGGGTCAGATTCTTCTGCACACCGGCAGCGGACCTGTCTCAAACGGGATTCCATTTAAGGTCCGCCCTGGTCGAATCCTGTTCCTAGCAGCAAAGACGCGGGAAAAGCTAAGCTCGGCCGTCGGTAAACTAAAGTCCGGCGACATCCTGTATGTCCGGGATGGGTTCAGTGATGCAGGTTTAGACCGATACGAAGCGACAGTCAACATCATGTCCAGCGGTCGCCACGACGCACCCATTGCGCTTTTGGCATATCCCGGAGCACATGTCACCATCGGCTCCGCCAACGCACCACGTATTGCAGCACGCACGCCTAACGTGGAACGCACATCCGATCATTGGGTGATAGGAAATATTCACTTCGTTGGTTATCAGGAAGCGCTGGATGTAACCGCATCGACCGACTGGAGAGTTGTTGGGAACGACTTTACCTGCCCAAACGGATTCGGTCCTACCGGCTGTATTGAGTTCTCCCAGGCATCTGACGTCGCTTTCCTGGGAAATATCATTCACGACATCGCACAACCCGGCACGACCAAGGTCTATCACGCGCTCTACTTCAGTACCGACAGCAATCACATTGATATTGGATGGAACAAGATCTCCAATGTTCATGGGTGCCGGGCCATTCAATTTCACTCCACCCCAACGGACCGCGGCACCGGCCGTAACCAATACGATCTGCATGTGCACGACAACATCATTCACGATGTCGTATGCGACGGCATAAACTTCGCGACGATAGATCCGTCCCGAGGAACGGTGGAGGCCTATAACAACCTTTTCTATAACGTCGGTCAAGGGCCGGATCCGCCCGATGGGGGTTCCAACTATTCGTGTATCTATGTTCAAGGCGGCGCAAACTACGGTTCGACCGGGACCGGCACGGTCGAGATCTATAACAATACGATGTACCGATGCGGGGGCCGCCGCAACACGGACTCAGGCGCGATCTCTTTTTCGCGGGGATCGCCATCCCAGGCCGTTCGTCTGCGAAACAACCTGATCGTTCTCGATTCGAAGATTCCCCTGTTTTCTCCAAATAGCACACTGGTGCCAATGCGAGCGGAGTCAAACCTGGTTTGGTGGCTCAATGGAGCGGCCTCCTCACCGGCCCATGCAGGCTTCACGATTGCTAATCCGTTACTGCGCGATCCTGCCCACGGCGACTTTGTACCAACCTCCGGAAGCCCCGCCATTGGCAAGGGTACGTCGTTGGACTTGACGTGGAACCTGCTGGGGCAACCGCGAGAGAAAGGCCGCTTAGATATCGGCGCTTACTGA
- a CDS encoding lipopolysaccharide biosynthesis protein, producing MNARSTLFRDMANYLMGRGSLILLGLITFPLLTRLLSVSEYGVLSLTLRIVLVLVVLSKCGLQYSAARFFKAGTSSSMEQRRLYTTLLICPACIVVLVSLLYYAFLLFTPVFRGDRLLYQCLMVAPAVVFFRTLQAILLSFLRNEGKSRLHTIVEITTKVSTLAAFVILAFTGLHHAFPVLLGVLASEFAIVAAQLISFLRRGLFHISAMDWTLIRDSLLFGAPLIIYELSSLVLDSGDRIIVQRYLGDHQLGLYSAAYGVSGYLQDTVMTPLNLAIFPIYMRIWNEEGKPATERFLSTSVSWFSLAALFIVGACALCSREMLTLLASARFAGADRLLTILIPSLMIYALHIFFNVGLILEKRTTLLAGIAASAAVLNIALNLYLVPRFGLMGAAFATFLGYVVMVASLIVINRKFLPLTPSASLILSGVAAVALAYPLPSFTTFHLTVVTLLVRLASYTIIFLLSMLAISSSFRKLWLTAWKQLVSRFAFRNDTAKIAILEECETSNAGQGVSQ from the coding sequence ATGAACGCGCGCTCTACACTCTTCCGGGACATGGCCAACTATCTGATGGGCCGGGGATCGCTCATTTTGCTGGGGCTTATCACCTTTCCTCTGCTGACGCGGCTGCTCTCGGTCAGTGAATACGGTGTCCTGTCGCTTACTCTGCGGATCGTTCTGGTGCTGGTTGTCCTTTCGAAGTGTGGACTTCAATATTCAGCGGCACGTTTCTTCAAAGCCGGCACATCCTCTTCTATGGAGCAGAGGCGTCTTTACACGACGCTGCTTATCTGCCCGGCCTGTATTGTGGTTCTGGTCTCTCTGCTGTACTACGCATTTTTGCTCTTTACCCCTGTCTTTCGCGGAGACCGGCTCCTGTACCAGTGCCTTATGGTTGCACCGGCGGTCGTTTTCTTTCGGACCTTACAGGCGATCCTGCTCAGCTTCCTCCGGAATGAAGGCAAGAGTCGTCTTCATACGATCGTCGAGATCACCACCAAGGTCAGCACCCTTGCGGCCTTTGTGATTCTCGCATTTACCGGCCTTCACCATGCCTTCCCTGTGCTGCTTGGAGTTCTGGCAAGTGAGTTCGCCATCGTCGCGGCGCAGCTCATCAGCTTTTTGAGACGAGGACTATTCCACATCTCCGCGATGGACTGGACGCTGATCCGCGACTCGCTCCTTTTTGGAGCTCCCCTCATCATCTATGAGCTTTCCAGCCTGGTGTTGGATTCAGGCGACCGAATCATCGTGCAACGCTACCTTGGCGATCATCAACTAGGCCTCTATTCCGCGGCCTATGGGGTCTCCGGGTATTTGCAGGACACAGTGATGACGCCTCTGAATCTCGCCATCTTTCCGATCTATATGCGGATATGGAATGAAGAGGGCAAACCGGCGACCGAACGGTTCCTTTCCACCTCAGTCTCCTGGTTCAGTCTCGCAGCCCTTTTCATCGTCGGCGCATGCGCCCTGTGTTCGCGGGAGATGCTGACGCTTCTCGCATCGGCACGATTTGCCGGGGCGGACCGGTTACTCACAATCCTTATTCCCTCATTGATGATTTATGCCCTCCACATCTTTTTCAATGTGGGCCTGATCCTCGAAAAACGAACCACACTGCTTGCAGGCATTGCGGCTTCGGCTGCGGTGCTCAACATCGCGTTGAACCTCTATCTGGTTCCCCGGTTCGGACTTATGGGAGCAGCGTTCGCCACCTTTCTAGGCTACGTCGTCATGGTGGCCAGCCTCATCGTTATCAATAGAAAGTTTCTTCCACTCACGCCCAGCGCTTCACTGATTCTTAGCGGTGTTGCGGCTGTAGCTCTTGCTTATCCTCTTCCGTCTTTTACTACATTTCATCTGACCGTTGTCACGCTTCTGGTACGGCTCGCCAGCTACACCATCATCTTCCTGCTAAGCATGCTGGCCATCTCGTCCAGCTTCCGAAAACTCTGGCTTACCGCATGGAAGCAGCTGGTATCCAGATTTGCGTTTCGCAATGATACCGCCAAGATCGCAATCCTTGAAGAGTGCGAGACGTCGAACGCGGGTCAAGGAGTATCCCAATGA
- a CDS encoding glycosyltransferase family 2 protein, which translates to MLFYLPKAGLLGPHFDRYAILAFWACVVVIAYAYAGYPLMLWALTKFRRSRPSEPSNAPSITILICAHNEARNIGKKLTDCLALNYPPDRLQILVASDGSTDETVQIVRSFSEQGVGLVVIPQQRGKTYTQNVAVQYATGDIVVFSDATTEYQADALQYIAGNFSDPTVGAVSGRYYYFDPEKESSSNSGAQAFAGYDNRIRKMQSEIASITGCCGCIYAVRRSLYTPLQPHIISDLVEPMHVLLQGAKVKLEPRAVARESTASTSRKEFSMRVRVITRALHGISSVGSLLLPWKHPWIALQLYSHKLLRYSVPVFLLGVFLSSSLLIHIPLYRFIFVAQAGVYAVALLTAFVPVQRLSRPLALPLYFCIVNAAALAAIVQFVRGERYVSWRPEREVSRAH; encoded by the coding sequence ATGCTCTTCTATCTGCCTAAAGCCGGCCTGCTCGGTCCCCACTTCGACCGTTATGCCATTTTGGCTTTCTGGGCGTGTGTCGTCGTTATCGCATACGCCTATGCCGGCTATCCGCTCATGCTCTGGGCGCTGACAAAGTTTCGCCGGAGCCGTCCTTCAGAACCATCGAACGCGCCGAGCATCACGATACTCATCTGCGCTCACAACGAGGCCAGAAACATCGGTAAAAAGCTCACCGACTGTCTTGCACTCAACTATCCCCCTGACAGGTTACAGATCCTTGTCGCGTCCGACGGCAGCACAGATGAAACTGTTCAAATTGTCCGGTCGTTTTCAGAACAGGGAGTTGGCCTGGTCGTCATCCCACAACAGCGGGGAAAGACATATACGCAAAACGTTGCCGTGCAATATGCCACCGGTGACATCGTCGTCTTCTCCGATGCTACGACGGAGTATCAGGCGGACGCACTTCAGTACATCGCCGGAAACTTTTCCGATCCGACTGTTGGTGCGGTCTCGGGCCGCTACTACTATTTCGATCCGGAGAAAGAGTCCTCGTCCAATTCCGGTGCACAGGCTTTTGCGGGTTACGACAATCGCATCCGTAAGATGCAATCGGAGATCGCCAGCATTACAGGTTGCTGCGGTTGCATCTACGCAGTTCGTCGATCGTTGTACACACCGCTTCAACCACACATCATCAGTGACCTCGTAGAGCCGATGCATGTCCTGCTGCAAGGCGCGAAGGTCAAGCTGGAACCTCGTGCTGTCGCACGTGAGTCAACTGCAAGTACCTCACGCAAAGAGTTCTCGATGCGGGTGCGCGTCATTACCAGAGCTCTTCATGGGATCAGCAGCGTAGGCTCGCTTCTCTTGCCTTGGAAACACCCGTGGATCGCGCTGCAGCTGTATTCCCATAAGTTGCTCCGATACAGTGTCCCCGTCTTCCTCCTGGGTGTATTTCTATCCTCGTCTCTTCTGATCCACATCCCTCTTTACCGGTTCATCTTCGTTGCCCAGGCAGGCGTGTATGCTGTCGCCCTGCTTACAGCTTTCGTTCCGGTCCAGAGGCTCTCCAGGCCCCTTGCCCTTCCTCTCTACTTTTGTATTGTGAATGCCGCGGCGCTCGCAGCAATCGTCCAGTTTGTGCGGGGCGAACGTTACGTCTCCTGGAGACCAGAACGTGAGGTATCACGTGCACATTGA
- a CDS encoding polysaccharide deacetylase family protein — MRYHVHIERSNNNGTSLRTVLRQIRIQTLDACGQLQAARSNIARKHGVIVLMLHRIIPDGQMHQCRSPRGMVLRESGFRALLQYLRAETDIIAPTDLSHTRVRSERPQVLVTFDDGWADNYEVAAPYLAAFNIKACFFVVTAYAGCSHPFWPEHVLWLRGLTQQTHRSDLWKSFLESFHARSNNRPRPEIVSGSEERVLSWLKQFSAAEILERVDEALFRLDPTLDRIASDPYERLMTWEEMRSLAKQGHMLASHTCTHPLLTHLGGRAVAEELRNSWLALNTKVWQGTGSSAWISYPNGDVDSSVQAAAQKAGYRYGFTTVPGVWPGRCESLSIPRVNIWDGSLLSSDGTFNENSLAHTLFWRPSHATWH, encoded by the coding sequence GTGAGGTATCACGTGCACATTGAGAGAAGCAACAACAACGGCACGTCCCTGAGAACTGTACTGCGTCAGATCAGGATCCAGACACTCGATGCATGCGGTCAGCTTCAGGCGGCACGCAGCAATATTGCAAGAAAGCACGGCGTTATTGTGCTGATGCTGCACCGGATCATCCCGGACGGCCAGATGCATCAATGCCGGTCGCCTCGCGGCATGGTGCTCCGCGAAAGCGGTTTTCGAGCGTTGCTGCAGTACCTTCGTGCTGAGACCGATATCATCGCCCCCACTGATCTGTCACACACACGCGTGCGTAGCGAGCGTCCTCAGGTCCTCGTGACCTTTGATGACGGATGGGCCGATAACTATGAGGTGGCTGCTCCCTACCTGGCCGCTTTCAATATCAAGGCATGTTTCTTTGTTGTGACAGCCTATGCAGGATGTTCCCATCCGTTCTGGCCCGAACATGTGCTTTGGCTGCGCGGTCTCACACAGCAGACGCACCGTAGCGATCTCTGGAAGAGTTTCCTGGAGAGCTTCCATGCCCGGTCAAACAATCGCCCACGCCCGGAGATCGTATCGGGTTCCGAGGAGAGGGTCTTGTCATGGCTGAAGCAGTTCAGCGCAGCGGAGATTCTTGAGCGGGTTGACGAAGCGCTCTTCAGATTGGACCCGACTCTCGATCGCATCGCCAGCGATCCGTATGAGCGGCTTATGACATGGGAGGAAATGCGCTCTCTTGCAAAGCAGGGTCACATGCTCGCTTCCCATACGTGCACGCATCCACTTCTGACACACCTTGGTGGCAGGGCTGTAGCAGAGGAGCTCCGCAACTCGTGGCTCGCTCTCAACACAAAGGTCTGGCAGGGCACCGGCAGTTCCGCATGGATTTCGTACCCCAATGGAGATGTCGATAGCTCCGTTCAGGCTGCCGCACAAAAAGCCGGATATCGGTACGGATTCACGACGGTGCCTGGTGTGTGGCCAGGAAGATGCGAATCGCTCTCAATCCCCCGAGTCAATATCTGGGATGGATCGCTACTCTCCTCTGATGGGACATTCAATGAAAACAGCCTTGCACACACTCTCTTCTGGCGCCCGAGCCATGCGACCTGGCACTAG
- a CDS encoding O-antigen ligase family protein yields the protein MILVDLNPQTTIGVRSIALYGSVVLGALLTLAWRSEIGIYILSVLLPLQTTRYHLHAFPLGSNIVDILLLCVFIGTVIRPPSKLAYRPRIAIFLVCIAIFYFLSLWRGAFYLGGELPIWFSDHRLVDYKNFIVMPLLAFAVVRAIRTKRQIVTIIILCGLTSVAVDYSYLKSSFGRDFTHYSEETRDAGPLGYAGENGLASYLVEATAFVLPLIVIKKNPRLRLFALTVAVANTVCLLFSYSREAYLALAVILCFLAVVRVRALFIPILLLAIGWQAILPLAVRERIAMTYSRSDVSMEAELDASAQERVMLWSDAMVLFRENPVFGTGFLTYAELSRVGSYKDTHNFYLKMLVETGLVGLCLFILQLLLLLREGMRLFTRARDSLLSLIGLGYAAMIVAATIVNLFGDRWMFIQVDSNLWILLGCVICGSSLTAESRKQLQHPQAASIAKAPWAIPAASLTDEKVMS from the coding sequence ATGATCCTCGTTGACCTGAATCCACAGACAACTATCGGGGTGCGTAGCATCGCCCTCTATGGATCGGTTGTGCTCGGAGCACTCCTCACCCTCGCGTGGAGATCGGAGATCGGGATCTATATCCTTTCAGTTCTGCTTCCCCTGCAGACAACCCGGTACCACCTGCATGCGTTTCCGCTCGGCTCCAACATCGTCGACATCCTGCTCCTCTGTGTATTCATTGGCACAGTGATACGGCCCCCGTCCAAGCTTGCCTATCGACCACGTATCGCAATTTTTCTCGTATGCATTGCGATCTTCTATTTCTTGTCGTTATGGCGAGGAGCGTTTTACCTGGGCGGAGAGCTTCCCATCTGGTTTTCGGACCATCGTCTCGTCGATTACAAGAACTTCATCGTTATGCCGCTTCTGGCCTTCGCCGTTGTCCGTGCCATTCGAACCAAACGGCAGATCGTCACCATTATCATTCTGTGTGGCCTCACCTCGGTGGCGGTTGACTATAGCTACCTGAAATCATCATTCGGCCGCGACTTCACACACTATTCTGAGGAAACACGGGATGCAGGCCCGCTCGGCTACGCCGGGGAGAACGGACTGGCCTCCTATCTGGTGGAAGCAACCGCCTTCGTCCTTCCACTGATTGTCATAAAAAAGAATCCTCGTCTCAGGCTATTTGCACTGACGGTCGCCGTGGCAAATACGGTTTGTCTCCTGTTCTCCTATTCGCGTGAAGCCTATCTGGCTCTCGCGGTCATTCTGTGTTTTCTTGCTGTTGTCAGGGTACGCGCTCTATTCATTCCAATTCTGCTGCTGGCGATTGGATGGCAGGCGATCCTTCCCCTGGCAGTCCGTGAGCGTATTGCCATGACCTATTCGCGCTCCGACGTCAGCATGGAGGCTGAACTTGACGCATCTGCTCAGGAGCGGGTCATGCTTTGGAGCGATGCCATGGTTCTGTTTCGTGAAAATCCAGTGTTTGGCACAGGCTTTCTCACGTATGCCGAGCTCAGCCGGGTCGGCTCTTATAAAGACACTCACAATTTTTATCTGAAGATGCTCGTGGAGACCGGCCTTGTCGGCCTCTGTCTCTTCATTCTCCAACTCCTGCTGCTCTTGCGTGAAGGTATGCGGCTCTTTACAAGAGCACGAGATTCGCTGCTGTCGCTTATTGGTCTGGGTTACGCAGCCATGATCGTAGCTGCCACAATCGTGAACCTCTTCGGGGATCGATGGATGTTTATCCAGGTGGACTCTAATCTCTGGATACTCCTCGGGTGCGTCATCTGCGGATCGTCCCTCACCGCCGAAAGCCGTAAACAACTGCAGCATCCACAAGCAGCCTCTATCGCGAAAGCGCCATGGGCGATTCCCGCTGCCTCATTGACAGATGAAAAGGTGATGTCATGA
- a CDS encoding glycosyltransferase family 4 protein, translated as MTPLTNNALPMRKTIPFPGRVDRSTSDRSILFLIDQLTEMGGAERMMFELANRLKKLDYTVSIITFRENPSPEAYTYGAEVIVLPIRSCLSWKAIGVARKIRQIIREKNIAIAQTYFESSDLFGAVVCRLSGVRKICSSRRDMGLLRTRKHMLLYKLCAPLYSRVFAVSKRVAGWHQQRDAIVPQKMEVIYNGVYLATYNHRIDRDQVRKAFGIPLDVPVVTTIANINPWKGLDVFLETAAIVHNEYPEIAFVIAGDKTDLEHYRVLQNRVQELGLSSNVFFLGRVSDVPSLLMSSDIFTLLSRTEGFPNVVIEAMAARVPVIATDVGGTSEVVTDGVTGYLVPCEDHLTAAATVLSLLSFPPRGDRLTNTARALVEQQFSIETMVRRHIEVYDALLSA; from the coding sequence ATGACCCCCCTTACGAACAACGCGCTCCCAATGCGGAAGACGATCCCATTTCCTGGAAGAGTTGACAGAAGCACTTCCGATCGCTCCATCCTTTTCCTGATCGATCAATTGACGGAGATGGGTGGGGCAGAACGGATGATGTTTGAGCTCGCAAATCGCCTGAAAAAGCTTGACTATACGGTTTCCATCATCACCTTCCGTGAGAATCCCAGCCCGGAAGCCTATACCTATGGAGCCGAGGTCATTGTTCTGCCAATCCGTTCCTGCCTTTCATGGAAAGCTATCGGCGTTGCACGCAAGATACGGCAGATCATTCGTGAGAAGAACATTGCCATTGCACAGACTTACTTTGAAAGTTCCGATCTGTTTGGCGCCGTGGTCTGCCGGCTATCCGGAGTACGAAAGATCTGCTCCAGCCGCCGTGACATGGGGCTTCTGAGAACACGAAAGCATATGCTGCTCTATAAACTCTGCGCACCGCTCTACAGCAGAGTGTTCGCCGTCTCAAAACGAGTCGCAGGTTGGCATCAGCAGCGGGATGCCATCGTGCCGCAAAAGATGGAGGTCATCTACAACGGTGTCTATCTGGCTACTTATAACCACCGTATCGATAGAGACCAGGTGCGCAAAGCCTTCGGCATACCGCTCGACGTACCGGTAGTCACCACGATAGCCAATATCAATCCATGGAAAGGCCTGGACGTCTTTCTGGAGACCGCCGCCATCGTCCATAATGAATATCCCGAGATAGCCTTTGTGATCGCAGGGGATAAGACAGATCTGGAGCACTATCGCGTGCTTCAGAACCGAGTTCAGGAACTGGGTCTGTCCTCAAACGTATTCTTCCTTGGACGCGTCTCCGACGTTCCGTCCCTTTTGATGAGCTCTGACATCTTTACCTTACTGTCTCGAACGGAAGGTTTTCCGAATGTCGTCATCGAGGCGATGGCGGCAAGAGTCCCGGTAATTGCCACAGATGTTGGTGGGACGTCAGAGGTAGTGACAGATGGTGTCACCGGCTATCTTGTTCCCTGTGAGGACCATCTCACCGCAGCTGCCACCGTTCTGTCCCTCTTGTCATTCCCCCCTCGGGGAGATCGCCTTACGAATACAGCAAGGGCTCTTGTAGAGCAGCAGTTCTCGATCGAGACGATGGTTCGACGGCATATTGAGGTATACGATGCTCTTCTATCTGCCTAA
- a CDS encoding serine O-acetyltransferase, with product MRINVRAEIGPGLLIAHCGGITLHPEVVIGRNCDIAHHVTLGTRGAGAQGAPKLGNNVYIGTNAVLIGSIRVGDGARIAANSLVNRDVPAGATVMGVPAVVVKQRTAKQIAEESEVTV from the coding sequence ATGCGGATCAACGTCCGTGCTGAGATCGGTCCCGGTCTCTTGATCGCCCACTGCGGCGGAATCACCCTACATCCCGAAGTCGTCATCGGACGGAATTGTGATATTGCGCATCATGTCACGCTGGGCACGCGAGGCGCCGGCGCGCAAGGAGCTCCTAAGCTTGGAAACAATGTCTACATCGGTACGAATGCCGTTCTGATTGGCTCTATACGGGTAGGAGACGGGGCCAGAATCGCGGCGAACTCACTCGTCAATCGTGATGTTCCTGCCGGAGCGACTGTCATGGGAGTGCCGGCGGTTGTCGTAAAACAGAGGACCGCAAAACAAATCGCAGAAGAATCAGAGGTGACTGTATGA
- a CDS encoding glycosyltransferase family 4 protein encodes MTKSKHPLLLFAAPYFAPAYHGGVVQIYLGLLTRLKRYRVIVVGDRSNTSLMALEEWDTLAKQRYGLDVERIDAFEFHMGDRKMGPLGRLVQLARFLRHGRRQWQELCKKYSPDAVVCGGTYSAGWLMKNLPRRTALVNYIHGEELTMAVKPRFLAPYMHYWQHRCIRRADMNLSVSSYTAHLVSRMTGAPVEKSKILSNFIDLNRFYISGKRAELRAGYGWQEKTVLLTVARLEKRKGIDQVLRGLDVLRRQEKLSSSWRYVIGGKGPERDALVQLVKELELTEYVEFLGFVPDEDLPGLYESADVFVQPNREINGDTEGFGVVFLEANACGLPVIGGEAGGTADAIGHGRTGFRVNGELVYEIAAAISILMENDELRTRLGQQAVEWAANFDVNKAVHRFENLMDEALFKHGAAPKNLTSVSADI; translated from the coding sequence ATGACGAAGTCAAAACATCCTCTGCTGCTTTTTGCTGCCCCCTATTTTGCTCCGGCATATCACGGTGGCGTTGTTCAGATTTATCTCGGCCTGCTGACCCGGCTAAAACGATACAGAGTCATTGTCGTTGGCGATCGATCCAATACGTCACTGATGGCATTAGAGGAATGGGACACATTGGCAAAGCAACGCTACGGCCTGGATGTGGAGCGGATCGATGCATTTGAATTCCATATGGGTGACCGAAAGATGGGACCGCTGGGCAGGCTTGTGCAGTTAGCCCGGTTCCTGCGACATGGGCGACGGCAATGGCAGGAACTCTGCAAGAAATACTCACCCGATGCTGTTGTCTGTGGTGGTACGTACTCCGCCGGATGGTTGATGAAGAATCTTCCTCGACGTACGGCGCTGGTGAACTACATTCATGGAGAGGAGCTGACGATGGCGGTTAAGCCTCGCTTCCTGGCTCCATACATGCATTATTGGCAACACCGCTGCATTCGACGAGCCGATATGAATCTTTCGGTAAGCAGCTATACGGCACACTTGGTATCTCGAATGACAGGAGCTCCCGTGGAAAAATCAAAGATCCTTTCCAACTTTATCGACCTCAATCGGTTCTATATCTCGGGGAAGCGCGCAGAACTGCGCGCCGGCTACGGTTGGCAGGAGAAAACCGTTCTTCTGACAGTGGCAAGGCTGGAGAAGCGGAAGGGAATCGATCAGGTGCTTCGCGGGCTTGACGTTTTGAGGCGGCAGGAGAAACTGTCTTCCTCATGGAGATATGTAATCGGAGGCAAGGGACCAGAACGCGACGCTCTGGTCCAGTTGGTAAAAGAGCTGGAACTTACGGAGTATGTCGAATTTCTTGGCTTCGTTCCCGACGAGGACCTTCCCGGACTCTACGAGAGTGCAGATGTGTTTGTGCAGCCCAACCGGGAGATCAATGGCGATACAGAAGGATTTGGAGTTGTCTTCCTGGAGGCAAACGCTTGCGGTCTGCCAGTCATTGGAGGCGAGGCCGGCGGTACTGCGGATGCAATTGGTCATGGTCGGACAGGATTCCGGGTGAACGGCGAATTGGTGTATGAGATTGCTGCTGCGATCTCTATCCTGATGGAAAATGACGAGCTGCGCACCCGCCTGGGGCAGCAGGCGGTGGAATGGGCAGCTAACTTTGATGTGAACAAAGCGGTCCATCGGTTTGAGAACCTGATGGACGAAGCTTTGTTTAAACATGGTGCGGCGCCCAAAAACCTTACATCAGTAAGCGCCGATATCTAA